Proteins from one Oncorhynchus masou masou isolate Uvic2021 chromosome 12, UVic_Omas_1.1, whole genome shotgun sequence genomic window:
- the LOC135549734 gene encoding cyclin-dependent kinase 5 activator 1-like has protein sequence MGTVLSLSPAFRKNSYYDTRPGSLNHYPSLSSRSLNTQKDRASGLKRGQSIFLPALTWKRLVASTKKRGGSKKCPGGPGSLGDPLNNNNIYQKDPVLHLNRENVKKSLSCANLSSYDGPTGLGLGLGFGQGHYSYGMGMKPQQLSSVKKVPHQGTAASSPKRIIVQASTSELLRCLGEFLCGRCYRLKHLSPADPVLWLRAVDRSLLLQGWQDQAFVTPANVVFVYMLCRDVVDGDLVASEHELQATLLTCLYLSYSYMGNEISYPLKPFLVEAGKEAFWDRCLAIIDATSAKMLRINADPHFFTQVFAELKSEGGCSPQDYSRVLDR, from the coding sequence ATGGGCACAGTACTATCCCTTTCCCCTGCATTCAGGAAGAACAGCTACTATGACACGCGGCCTGGCTCACTCAACCACTACCCGAGCCTGAGCAGCCGTTCGCTCAACACTCAGAAAGACCGCGCCAGTGGCCTGAAACGGGGCCAGTCAATCTTTCTCCCAGCCCTCACCTGGAAACGCCTGGTCGCCTCCACCAAGAAACGAGGGGGCTCTAAGAAATGTCCTGGGGGTCCGGGGTCACTTGGAGACcccctcaacaacaacaacatctaccAGAAGGATCCGGTGTTGCACCTCAACCGCGAGAATGTCAAGAAGTCTCTGTCGTGTGCCAACCTCTCAAGCTACGATGGGCCAACGGGACTGGGTCTGGGGTTAGGCTTCGGCCAGGGGCACTACAGCTATGGCATGGGCATGAAGCCCCAGCAGCTGTCCTCTGTCAAGAAGGTGCCCCACCAAGGAACGGCTGCCTCATCCCCCAAGCGCATCATTGTCCAGGCGTCCACCAGTGAACTTCTCCGGTGCCTGGGTGAGTTCCTGTGTGGCCGCTGCTACCGGCTGAAGCACCTCTCCCCTGCGGACCCGGTGCTGTGGCTGCGGGCGGTGGACCGCTCTCTGCTCCTCCAGGGCTGGCAGGATCAGGCCTTCGTGACTCCGGCCAACGTGGTGTTTGTCTACATGCTGTGTCGTGATGTGGTGGATGGAGACCTGGTGGCGTCAGAGCACGAGCTTCAGGCCACACTACTCACCTGTCTCTACCTGTCCTATTCCTACATGGGCAATGAGATATCCTACCCACTGAAACCTTTTCTGGTGGAGGCTGGCAAGGAGGCCTTCTGGGACCGCTGCCTAGCCATCATCGACGCCACCAGCGCCAAGATGTTGCGCATCAACGCCGACCCGCACTTCTTCACCCAGGTGTTTGCTGAGCTGAAGAGTGAAGGGGGCTGCAGCCCACAGGACTACAGCCGCGTGCTGGACCGGtga